The DNA region GACGCTAGGCGTCATTCCAACCGTTGGACCAAAACTGGTTCCTGCCGAGCCGCATGCGGCAAGCAGCAGGGGTAAAGCGATGGCGGGCAAGAGTCTCTTCATTCTTCGATTTCCTCCGGTCCGGTGGTGCTGAGGTCGGGGTTGAGGACGTAGAAGGCGAGGCGTTTCATCCCGGCCAGAAAGTCCACGTTCTCCACGATCACACCACGCCACTCGTCACCAATTTCTTGCAGACCGGAGCGTTCCACCGTACGCGGCTGGATCACGACCGGGGCGAAGTTGAGGATGCCGCGCACGCCCGCGTCGGCGAGGCTCTGGGCCGCGTCCTGCGCTCGTTCGGGTGGCACGGCCAGAAAGCCCATGTCCACCCGCGTGCTCCCCACGAAGTCGCGCAGCTCGTCCGTGTGCCGCACGGTCAGGCCGCGCACCCCGGTGCCGATCAGGGCGGGGTTCACGTCGAAGAGGCCGACGTACTGAAACTGGTAGTCCCTCGCGCCGGGGTAGTTGGCGATGGCCTGCCCCAGACGCCCCACCCCCACGATCACCACGTTCCAGGTCTGGTTCAGGCCCAGCACGCGCAAAAGCTCCCGCTTGAGGATGGGCACCGTGTACCCCAGGCCGCGTGTGCCGAAGCGCCCGAAGTACGCGAGGTCCTTGCGCACCTGGAAGGCCGTCACCCCGGCTAGAACGGCGAGGTCGGTGCTGCTCGTGCGGGCCACGTCCTGCGCCTCCAGTCCCTCCAGGATGCGCAGGTAGGTGACCAGGCGGCTGATCGTGGCGGTGGGGATCCCGGTCACCCCGCTCACCGCACCCGGAAGAAGTCGTGGCCGCTGGCCGCCAGGTTCGTCTCGGCGTTCGTGAGGGCGGAGCCGCTGAAGGGGCCGACCAGCACGGTGACCTTGCGCCCGTCGGGGGCGTTCACGGTGGGCGCGTAGCCCTCGTTCCGAAGCCGCGAGACGAGACCCTGCGCGCTCTCGACCTGGTCGAAGGCCCCCAGTTGGAGGTACACCGGACCGCTCGGGGCCGCCGGGGCGCTCGCCTTGGGCTCGGTGCTCGTGGGTGGGGTGGGCGTGGTCGGCGCGGGCGCGGGCACCGCCTCGGGGGGAGCGGGGGACTCGGTGGCCGGTGCGGGGGCCGCCGAAGTCGGGGCGGACGTCGAGGGCCGGTTCGTGTCCGGGGTGGCGGGGGTGGGGGCTGGCGGAGGGGAGATTTCGGTGGTGTCGCCCTTCAGGCTGCGTCCCCGGGGCGGGTAGAGGACTGCTCCCGGGTAGGCCCGCCGGATGTCCGCCAGGGCGCGGCGGGCGTTCGCCTCGTCCTCGAAGGGGCCGATCTGCGCCACGACCTGATCGCCTAAGTCGATGGGGTAGACGGTGTACCCCAGGTCGCTGACCCCCTGGGTGAGCCGCTCGGCCGTGCGCCTCGTGGCGAAGGACCCCAGGCTGACCCGGTAGTCGCTGCGCAGGGGGGTGCGCTGCTCGCTCGTAGCCACCGGGGCGGCGGCGCGCGGAGGCGTCGTCGTGTCGGGCGGGGTCGTGGTCGAGGGCGAGGTGGTCGTCTCACTGCCCTCAGCGTCCGGGGTCGTGGTGCTCGCCGAGGGCGCCTCCTCAATGGGAGCGGCGGGCACCACGGGAATCTCCGTAGTGCCTGCCGTGTTGTCCCCGTTGTCCTGCCCGCTCGCCCCCCCCGTGTCCGTTGTGGCCGCCGCCGGGGGGGTTGAGGTACTGGGCGTCGGCTGCTCGGTAGGTGTCTCGGTGGCGGTCGGCGGGGCCGCGTCGCCTGTCCCGCTGGAGGAATCGGGGGGCGTGACGGTGGCGGTGGTGCCCTCAGTCGCCTCAGTGCCCGGCGCGGTGGGAATGGTGATGGGTTCGGGTGTCGGTTCGGTGGCGGGCGGGGTCGTGGGCGTAGGTGTCTGCGCCACGGGCTCAGGACGCTGGCCGACCAGCAGGAAGGCGAAGCCGCCGAGCAGCAGCAGCACCAGCAGGCCGATCAGGAGGTCGGGCCAGCGACGGGCCTTGCCGGACGCGCGGGTCATTTCAGCGCCCCCTGCGCCTTGGCGTTGCCGAGGTTGGCGGCAGTCTTCAGGGACTGCCGGGCCTCCGCCTCGCGGGTCTGGGCGCGCTGGGCCAGGCCGAGGAGATACCAGGCCTCATTGTTCTTCGGCTGTTCGGTCACCAGGCCGCGCAGCACCGCCTCGGCCTCCGGGTAGCGGGCGGACGCCAGGAGCGCCGAGGCGAGGTTCTGGCGCGCGGTAGGCGTCGGGTCGAGCTTGACGCTCTCGCCCAGGGCGGTGGCGGCGCCCGCGTAGTCCTTCTGGGCGTAGGCGCTCAGACCCAGCCACAGGTAGGTCTCGGCGCTCGGGGCCCTCATTGCGCTGGAGCGTAAGGCGGCACGCGCCGGGCCGTACTGCCCCTGGCGGTACGCGGCGAGCCCCCGCACGAACTGGGCGCGGGCGAGGGTGGCGGGGTCCGGGCTCAGGCGCAGGGCCTCGGCGGCGTCCCGCGCGGCGTCTGCGTTCTGCCCCAGGGCGAGCCGCAGGGCGGCCAGACCGACCCGGTACCCGGCCTGACGCGGGGCGAGCCGGACGGCGCTCTGGTAGGCGGCCAGCGCCCCGGAGCGGTCCCCCCGCACGACCCGCAACTCGGCGAGCCGGGCGAAGGCGGAGGCGTTGCGCCCGTCCGCCCGGGTGGCCTCCTGCGCGGCGAGGACGGCCCCGCGAGCGTTACCGGAGGCGGCCAGCACGTCCGCCTTGCGCAGGAACAGCCGCGCCCGGTCCTCACCGCCAGAGACACGTGCGGCCGCCGCGTCGAGTTCGCGCACCGCCCGGCTGGGCAGGCCCTGCACCACGTAGATGTCGGCGACCAGCAGCGCGGCCTCCAGGTGGGCGGGCTGACGCTGCAAGACGGCGTACGCCCCCGGCAGTGCCAGGGCGCCCTGCCCCGCCAGCGTGCGCGCCTGCGCCAGCCGGAACTGCGTGTCCACGTCGTTCGGGTCGAGCGCCACGACCTCGGCGAGGGTGGTGCTCAGCCCGGCGAAGTCCCCGGCGCGGGTCTGCTCGGCGGCCAGGGCCTCCAGCACCTGCCGCACGGTGGCGGCACCCGCCTTGCCGCGTGCCAGAGCGGCGGCGTCGCCGTAGAACTTGAGCGCCTCGGCGTAGCGCCCCTCGCGGGTGGCGATCACTCCCAGGTTGTACGGCCCCTCGTAGCGGTCGGGGGCCAGGGCCATAAGCTGCGTGAACTCGAAGGCCGCGCCCCGCAGGTCGTTCTGCGCGAACAGGGTCAGGCCCAGCCCGAAGTGTGGTTCCGGCTGCGCGTAGTTCTGGGCGATCAGCCGCTCGAACAGGGTGCGCGCCTGCCCGAGCTGCCCCCCGCGCAGCGCCGCCTGCGCCTGACCGAGCGCGGCGGTTTGCGCGGGGGTGAAGGGGATGGCTGGGGTGACCGGTGCCGCCGGAACGGTCGGGGAGGCCACCGTGGCGGGGGTCGGTGGGGTGGGCAGGGACGGCACACGGGGGACGGCGGGGGTGCCCGTCTGCGTCAGCGTGTTCTGCACGGAGATCGCCGTCGAGGTCTCGACCAGCGTCTGCGCCGAGGCGGCGGGGGCGGCGGCCAGCAAGAGGCTGAGCAGCACCAGGGGGGTAGGTTGAGTCACCGGGGGCCTCCTGTACGGGGGAACGGGGGAATCGTATCGACGCGGCTCTTTCTGAACCCTTACTCACCTTGCGTGCGCTGGGCGCTGTAATTGTTCCACGGCGGGGCGACGACCGTGTTGGGCAAGGAGGCGTCTGGCCCGGGGCTGTGTGGCACAGAAAAAACGCGCCCTCCGGTCACGGAAGGCACGTCCAGCAGATGAGGTTGGGAGGCTAGGCCGGAACCGCCCCCGCCACCGCACCGGGCCGCTTGAGCGCAAGCTGACCACAGGCCGCCCCCGCATCCTTGCCGCGCGAGCGCCGCACGCTCACGTCCACGCCACGCGCCTCCAGAGTGTCGTAGAACGCCTGAATCTGCGCCTCGGTGCTCGACTCGAAGCCCGAGCCGTCCCAGGGGTTCATCGGGATCAGGTTGACGTGGCTCACCAGCCCGTCTAGCAGGTCGGCCAGCAACTCCGCCTGCCAGAGGTGGTCGTTCACCCCGCGCAGCATCGCGTATTCCAGGGTCACCCGGCGGCCCGTCACCGCCTGGTACTCGCGGGCGGCGGCCATGATCTCGGGGATGGAGTTGGCGGCTCCGGTCGGGATGATGCGCTGCCGCGTCTCCTCGTCGGGCGCGTGCAGGCTGATCGCCAGCTTGATGCCGAGGTCGTCCTCGGTGGCAAGTTTGCGGATGCCGTTCGCCAGGCCTACCGTCGAGAGTGTCACCCGCCGCTTGCTCATGCCGAGGGCCCGGGGGTGCAGGAGGATGCGGGCCGCCGCCATCGTGTTCGCGTAGTTGAGCAGCGGTTCGCCCATCCCCATGAAGACGAGGTTGCGGAGTTCGCGCGGCGCGATCCCCTCGCCACCCGCCACCGCGAGCACCTGACCCACGATCTCGCCCGGGGTCAGGTTGCGCCCGAAGCCCATCGCGCCCGTCGCGCAGAAGGCGCACTTGGCGGGGCAGCCCACCATCGTCGAGACGCAGATCGTCTTGCGGTCGAGGTAGGGCATGTAGACGGCCTCCATCTGCCGTCCGTCTCCCAGGGTGAAGAGGTATTTGACGGAGCCGTCGGCACTGCGAACGGTCTCGATGTCCTTGAAAGGGTTGAGTTTGAAGTTGGAGGCGAGGTCGGCTCGGGCCTCTGCCGGAAGGTTCGTCATGGCGTCGAACGTCCCCACGCCCTGCACGAAGACCCACTCCAGCAGTTGCCGCCGCCGGAAACCGTCCAGCGGGTACTGATCAGGGTGAAGGTCGAGGAGAAGCTGCATCAGGAGATTTTACCGTGTTGGGCAGGGTGGGGGGAGGGGCAGATGCACCTTCGACGGGTGTGGTGTAAGGGTGGAAGTATGCTGCGAGAGTGAGGTTGAACATGCGCGCCCATACCCTCGCCTGGGTCCTCCTGGCCGTCCTCGCCGCGCCTGCAATGGCGCGCGGTGGAGGTGCGGCGGCGCCGCTGATGCCGTTCGCACAAGCCCCGCGGTTCAGCGGAGCGTCCGTGCCCTTCACCGTCGAGATCGACCTGTCCCGCAGACGCACCCAGCCCGGCGGTCCCCTCCGCATCCTCGTCACGGCCATCACACCAGGGGGCGAGGCCGTCAATATCGAGAGCCGCCCCGTCGGGATCGGCGAGAAGCTGACCTGGAGAGGGCGACTGCCCGCGCGGGGCAACTTGATCATCCATGTGCTTGACGCGGGGAGGACGGCGACCAGTACCGACCTTCGCCGGAACGGAGAGCCTGTCCGCCTCGTCATCACCGGCGACGAGAAGGGCAGCTTCGGGGTGAGCGATGGCAGATGTCCGCCCCGTACAGGTGGCATCTGCGGGGTAAGTTCCCGCTAGCCGTACCCTGGACGCATGGCGGCGCCCGACCCCACCCTCAGCGTCCTCGCGGCGATGATCACCCCCGCCGTGCTGATCAGCGGCGCGGGCACCCTGCTGATGAGCACGAGTACGCGGCTGGGCCGCGCGACGGACCGGGTGCGGCAGCTTACGGCGCGTTTCAAAGTGCTCGTTTCCGAGAACGGACAGCAGGAGCCGTTGGCGCGCGAGGAAAAACGCATGATCATCCGCCAGTTGCCACGCCTCGCCCGCCGCACCCGCATTATCCAGCGGGCCATGACGGCGCTGTACGTTGCGGTCGCCCTCCTCGTTCTGACAAGCATCCTGATCGGCTCGGGAGCATTGTTTGGGGCGGCGTTCGGCCCTGCGCCGGTGATCCTTGCCATCCTCGGCGCGGCCTCCCTGGCTTACGGAGCGCTGTTGTTGAGCTTCGAGACACGGCTGAGTGCGCGGACGACGCAAGAGGAGATGCATTTCCTCGTCAACCTCGGCCAGCATTACGCCACCCTCTACAGCGACGAGCCCGAGAAGGTGGCGCGCGAGGTGTAACGAAAACCCCCCACCCGTCTCCGAGTGGGGGTCAAGAAGTTTAGCCGTGCTCAGTCGGCGTAGCCGGGAACGGTCGGCGTGCTGCCGGGGCGGGTGTCGTCGTAGCGTTGCGTCCCCGTCACCGAGTCGGGGCTGCGGCTCTCCTCGCCGTACTTCTCCAGCGTGCGCTCGTCGGCGACCTGCATCTCGCGGACGGTGGTGAGGCCTGTGCCCGCCGGGATCAGCTTGCCGAGGATCACGTTCTCCTTCAGGCCGATCAGATCGTCCACCTGGCCGCGCATGGAGGCTTCGGTGAGTACGTGCGTCGTGTGCTGGAAGCTCGCCGCCGACAGCCAGCTCTTGGTCGTCAGGCTGCTCTTGGTGATGCCGAGCAGCACCGGCTTCCAGGAGGAGGGCGTCTTACCGTCCTCCAGCGCCTCGTTCGCCCCATCAACCTCCCAGCGCTCGACCGTCTGACCCTCCAGCAGGTCGGTGTCGCCGCCGTCGGTGATCTCGACGTAGCGCAGCATCTGCCGCACGATGACCTCGATGTGCTTGTCGTGGACCTTCACGCCCTGCGAGCGGTACACGCGCTGCACCTCCTCCACGAGGTAACGCTGGGCGGCGTCGGTGTCGCGGTAGAGCAGAAGGTCGTGCGGGTTTACGGCACCGCGCGTCAGCGGCTGGCCCGCCTCCACCCGGTCGCCGTCGCGGACGACGAGGCGCAGGCCCTTGCTGATCTTGGTCGCGGTCTTGGAGCTGAAGGCCTCGTCCTCGGCCTCGATGCGCACGAGGTAGCGCTCCTCCTCCTCCTCGATGCGGACCACGCCGTCACGGTCGGCCACGACCGCCTGGTTCTTGGGCTTGCGCGCCTCGAACAGCTCGATCACGCGGGGCAGACCCATCGTGATGTCGCCGCCGCCCGCCACACCGCCCGTGTGGAAGGTACGCATCGTGAGCTGCGTGCCGGGCTCGCCGATGGACTCGGCGGCGACCACGCCGACCGCCTCACCCATGCTGACGGGCTTGGCCTGCGAGAGGTCGTAGCCGTAGCACTTCTGGCACACGCCCGCCTTCACGCGGCAATTCAGCGGTGTGCGGACGAACACCTCGCCGATGGTCCTCGCGTCCTTGGTAATCGCCTTCACGTCCTCCAGGCTGAGCATCTGCCCCGCCGGGAGGGTGCGCCCCGCGACCTCCACATCGGCGGTGAGGGTCCGACCATAGATGCTCGTCTCGATCTCGCTGCCCTTGCGGGTGCGCCACTCGCCCGTGCGCTCGTCGGTCCCGCCCAGCGGAATCACCGTGTAGTCGGTAGTGCCGCAGTCCACGTCGCGGACGACGACCTCGTGGGCCACGTCCACCAGCTTGCGGGTCAGGTAGCCCGAGTCGGCCGTGCGGAGCGCCGTGTCCGCGCCGCCCTTACGCGCGCCGTGGGTGGAGATGAAGTACTCCAGCACCGTCAGACCCTCGCGGAAGGACGCCTTGATGGGCACCTCGATGGTGGAGCCGTCCGGGCGGGCCATCAGGCCGCGCATTCCCGCGAGCTGACGGATCTGCTGCGGGTTACCACGCGCGCCGGACTGCGACATGATCCACAGCGGGTTGAAGGGGTAGTTCTGCGAGAAGTTCTCGAAGACCGCGTTCTTCACCTCGTCGGTGGTGTCGTTCCAGAGCTGCACGACCTGCTTGTACCGCTCCTCTTCCGTCATGAAGCCGAACTCGTAGTTCTGCTCGATGGACTTGAGCTTCTCGTCGGCCTCCGCCAGCAGCTCCGCCTTGTTGGGCGGCAGCACGATGTCGTCGATGCCGATGGTGATGCCCGAGGTCGTGGAGAGCTTGAACCCGCTGTCCTTCAGCGCGTCGAGCAGCCCCGCCGTCGCCTCGATCCCGAGATGCTTGAAGCACCCCATGATCATGTCCTTGAGGTTGTCCTTCTCGTAGGCCGTGTCGAGGTTGACCAGCGTGTCGACGAGGTGCGCTTGGTTGCCCAGCGCCTCCTGCACGAGGCGGCGGAACATCACGCGTCCGGCGGAGGTCTCGTACACGGTGCCGTTCAGGCGGATGCGCACGTGGTCCTGGTAGTCGATCCCGCCGCGCTCGACGGCCATGATCGCCTCGTCGGGGCTGGAGAAGACGTACTTGATGCGCCCGGGGCTCGTCTCCACGCCGTTCACGGTGATCGGCGTGTTCAGCGCGACCTTGCCGTCGTCGAGGGCGGCCAGGGCGTCCTGCTCGCTGGAATAGGCGCTGCCCGCGCCGAGGTTGTCGCGGCGGAGTTGCGTCAGCGTGAAGATGCCGAGGATGATGTCGCGGCTGGGCTTGACGTTGGGCTCGCCGTTCGCGGGCGAGAGCAGATTGTGCGCCGAGAGCATCTGGATGCGGGCTTCCGCCTGCGCCTGCGCGCTCAGCGGGACGTGAATCGCCATCTGGTCGCCGTCGAAGTCGGCGTTGAATGCCTCACAGACGAGCGGGTGAAGCTGGATGGACTGACCCTCGACGAGCACGGGCTCGAACGCCTGGATGCCGAGGCGGTGCAGGGTGGGCGCGCGGTTGAGCAGCACCACCTTGTCCTCGATCACCTCTTCCAGCGCGTCCCACACGGAGTCGCGGGTGTCGCGGTAGCGCTCCAGCATCTTGCGGGCCTGCTTGATGTTGGTGACCTCGCCCTTTTCTTCGAGCACCTTGAACAGGAACGGCTTGAAGAGTTCGAGGGCCATCCGCTTCGGCACCCCGCACTGGTGCAGTTTGAGCTGCGGGCCGACCACGATCACGCTTCGACCCGAGTAGTCCACGCGCTTGCCGAGCAGGTTCTGCCGGAAGCGGCCCTGCTTGCCGCCGAGCAGGTCGGTCAGCGAGCGCAGGCTGCGGTCGGAGCCGGGGTTGGTGACGGGGCTGCCGCGCCGCCCGTTGTCGATCAAGGCGTCCACGGCTTCCTGAAGCATCCGCTTCTCGTTGCGGATGATCATGTCGGGGGCGCCCTGGCCCATCAGCTTCTTGAGGCGGTTGTTGCGGTTGATCAGGCGGCGGTACAGGTCGTTGAGGTCGGAGGTGGCGAAGCGCCCGCCGTCCACCTGCACCATCGGGCGCAGGTCGGGCGGCATGACCGGCACCGTCTCCAGGATCATCCACGAGGGGTTGTTGCCGCTGCGCTTGAACGCGCGCACGACCTCCAGCCGCTTACGGGCCTTGGCGCGCTTGTGGCGCGAGGAGTCCCGCATCTGCTCGCCGAGTTCGGCCTCCAGTTGATCCAGGTCGAGGTCGTCGAGGAGTTCTTTGACCGCCTCGGCGCCCATCTTGGCCTCGAAGTCGTAGGACTCGATCACGCGAACCTGCTTACGCACGAGGTCGATCTCGATGCGCCCGCTGATCTCGCTGCGGAGATTGCCGCTGTCGGCCAGCTCGTCACCCGGCTCCACCCGGTCGCCGTTCACGACGAGGGGCTCGTCCTGATAGGCGTACACCTTCGCCTTGGAGACGATGATGCTCGCGGGCGCGTGCAGGGTGATCACGCCGTCCGCTTCCGCCACAACCTCCTCGTCCTTGTCGATGGCGCCGATCACGCGCTGCCTCGCGCGGACCTCGCTGCCGTCGCCCACGAGGACGTGCATGGTCGGGTTGATGGGGTACTCGGCGCGGCGGGTCCAGTGGACGGTCGCCTTCACGTCCCCCTTCTTCTTGGGGAAGGTCACGGCCGAGAGGCGGCTGTCGCGGCTCACGCGCAGACGGTTGCCCGCCTCGGCGCTCGCCAGCACGGTCCCAGCCTCCACGATCTCGCCGGGGACGACGGCCACGTTCATACCGTGCGGTACGTACACGCGGGCCAGCAGGTCGCCCTTCGGAGCGGCCTGTTCCTCCTCGCCCTCGACGGGCTCGGGGGCGGCCACGGTGTCGCGCAGCTCGATGAGCACGCTGTCCTCACCGAGGTCCACGAGGAAGGCGGTGCCGTCCACGGGGCTCGTGATCTGCACGTCCCCTTCCAACTCGGCCAAGATCTCACCGGCGCGGAAGGCGTCCTGCTCCACCAGCACGTCGGCGGGCAGGGGCAGCGAGGCCTCTACCTGCTCGGCGTAGGCGATCTCGGCGCGGCGGGGGAAACGGTACTGCGCCAGACCGTCCATCTTACTCACGACGTTGCCGCCGACGGTCTGCCCGCGCGTCACGTACTCGCCGTCGCGGACGACCGCCTCCTGCCCGTTGGGGATGGTGTAGGTCTCCTGCCGCCCGAAGCGCAGCTCGCGGTACTCGTCGTCGGTCAGCAGCTCACCGCGCTTGAGCGGGCGGCCTTCCTTCTGCGCGTTGAGGGGCTGGGTGACCAGGAAGGAGCTGAAGTACAGCACTTTCTCCAGTTGTCCGGCGCTGAGGTCGAGCAGGGTACCGATCTTGCTCGGCGTGTCCTTCACGTACCAGATATGCGCGGCGGGGGTTGCCAGGTCGATGTGACCCATGCGGTAGCGGCGCACCTTGCTGCTCGTCACCTCGACGCCGCAGCGCTCGCAGACCTTGCCCTCGTAGCGCTGGCGCTTGTACTTGCCGCAGGCGCACTCGTAGTCCTTCATCGGCCCGAAGATGCGCTCGTCAAAGAGACCTTCGCGCTCGGGCTTGAGGGTGCGGTAGTTGATGGTTTCCGGCTTCTCGACCTCACCGAACGACCACTCACGAATCTTCGCGGGGCTGGCGATGGCGATGCGGACCTTGTTGAAGTCTTTCAAAGCAAGTGCTCCTTGGGTGGGAGGCTTGGGGGAGCGGTCAGCGATCAGAAGTCAGCTTTCAGCAACCTCGGCTTGGGCTTGAGCTTTCGCCGCTGACGGCTGAAAGCTGAGAGCTGACGGCTTATCGCTTCGGCATCATCCCTTCGAAGATGTCCACGGCCTTGTCGCCGTTGTCGAGCACCTCGACATCCAGGCCAAGGGAGTGGAGCTCCTTGACGAGCACCTTGAAGGACTCGGGGATGGTGCTGCCGCTGACTTCCTCGCCCTTGACGATGCTCTGGTAGGCGGCGTCGCGTCCGTCGATGTCGTCGGACTTGATCGTCAGCATCTCCTGAAGGGTGTGCGCCGCACCGTACGCTTCCAGCGCCCACACTTCCATCTCGCCGAAGCGCTGGCCGCCGAACTGCGCCTTGCCGCCGAGCGGCTGCTGGGTGATCAGGCTGTACGGGCCAGTCGAGCGGGCGTGCAGCTTGTCCTCGACCATGTGGTAGAGCTTCATGACGTACATGGTGCCGACCACGACCGGGCCGCTGATCGGCTCGCCGGTGCGCCCGTCGTACAGGACGCTCTTGCCGGTGCGGGCGAGGCTCATCTGAGCAGGCTCGAACTCGCCGTTGGGAGCGTTGATGACGCCCAGCTTCCCGGCGCGCTCCAGCACTTCCTGCTCGCGCTTGTCCACCTCGAAGCCCTCGTCCTTGCGGCGTTGCAACCTCTCGGCGGCGGCGACCTCCAGCATCTCCTTGATGGCGATCTCGGTGGCCGAGTCGAACACGGGCGTGATGAACTTCTGCCCGGTCAGGCGCGCGACCTCTCCGAGGTGCGTTTCCAGAATCTGGCCGAGGTTCATGCGGCTGGGGACGCCGAGCGGGTTGAACACGAGGTCCACGGGGGTGCCGTCTTCCAGGTAGGGCATGTCCTCGGGGGGCAGAATCTTGGAGACCACGCCCTTGTTCCCGTGGCGGTTCGCCACCTTGTCGCCGACCTGAAGCTGGCGCTTCTGGGCCACGTACACACGCACCATCTCGCGCACGCCGGGCTTGAGGTCCACGCCCTCGTCCCCACGGCGGAACCGCACGGTCTTCACCACGATGCCACCCTGGCCGGACTGCACGCGCAGGGAGGTGTCCTTCACCTCGCGCGCCTTCTCACCGAAGATGCTGCGCAGCAGGCGCTCTTCGGGAGTCGGCTCGCTCTCGCCCTTGAAGCTGGTCTTGCCGACGAGGATGTCACCGGGCTTGACTTCCGCACCCACGCGCACGATGCCGTCCTCGTCGAGGTCACGCAGCGCGG from Deinococcus aetherius includes:
- a CDS encoding redox-sensing transcriptional repressor Rex; its protein translation is MTGIPTATISRLVTYLRILEGLEAQDVARTSSTDLAVLAGVTAFQVRKDLAYFGRFGTRGLGYTVPILKRELLRVLGLNQTWNVVIVGVGRLGQAIANYPGARDYQFQYVGLFDVNPALIGTGVRGLTVRHTDELRDFVGSTRVDMGFLAVPPERAQDAAQSLADAGVRGILNFAPVVIQPRTVERSGLQEIGDEWRGVIVENVDFLAGMKRLAFYVLNPDLSTTGPEEIEE
- a CDS encoding SPOR domain-containing protein, which produces MTRASGKARRWPDLLIGLLVLLLLGGFAFLLVGQRPEPVAQTPTPTTPPATEPTPEPITIPTAPGTEATEGTTATVTPPDSSSGTGDAAPPTATETPTEQPTPSTSTPPAAATTDTGGASGQDNGDNTAGTTEIPVVPAAPIEEAPSASTTTPDAEGSETTTSPSTTTPPDTTTPPRAAAPVATSEQRTPLRSDYRVSLGSFATRRTAERLTQGVSDLGYTVYPIDLGDQVVAQIGPFEDEANARRALADIRRAYPGAVLYPPRGRSLKGDTTEISPPPAPTPATPDTNRPSTSAPTSAAPAPATESPAPPEAVPAPAPTTPTPPTSTEPKASAPAAPSGPVYLQLGAFDQVESAQGLVSRLRNEGYAPTVNAPDGRKVTVLVGPFSGSALTNAETNLAASGHDFFRVR
- a CDS encoding tetratricopeptide repeat protein translates to MTQPTPLVLLSLLLAAAPAASAQTLVETSTAISVQNTLTQTGTPAVPRVPSLPTPPTPATVASPTVPAAPVTPAIPFTPAQTAALGQAQAALRGGQLGQARTLFERLIAQNYAQPEPHFGLGLTLFAQNDLRGAAFEFTQLMALAPDRYEGPYNLGVIATREGRYAEALKFYGDAAALARGKAGAATVRQVLEALAAEQTRAGDFAGLSTTLAEVVALDPNDVDTQFRLAQARTLAGQGALALPGAYAVLQRQPAHLEAALLVADIYVVQGLPSRAVRELDAAAARVSGGEDRARLFLRKADVLAASGNARGAVLAAQEATRADGRNASAFARLAELRVVRGDRSGALAAYQSAVRLAPRQAGYRVGLAALRLALGQNADAARDAAEALRLSPDPATLARAQFVRGLAAYRQGQYGPARAALRSSAMRAPSAETYLWLGLSAYAQKDYAGAATALGESVKLDPTPTARQNLASALLASARYPEAEAVLRGLVTEQPKNNEAWYLLGLAQRAQTREAEARQSLKTAANLGNAKAQGALK
- the rlmN gene encoding 23S rRNA (adenine(2503)-C(2))-methyltransferase RlmN; this translates as MQLLLDLHPDQYPLDGFRRRQLLEWVFVQGVGTFDAMTNLPAEARADLASNFKLNPFKDIETVRSADGSVKYLFTLGDGRQMEAVYMPYLDRKTICVSTMVGCPAKCAFCATGAMGFGRNLTPGEIVGQVLAVAGGEGIAPRELRNLVFMGMGEPLLNYANTMAAARILLHPRALGMSKRRVTLSTVGLANGIRKLATEDDLGIKLAISLHAPDEETRQRIIPTGAANSIPEIMAAAREYQAVTGRRVTLEYAMLRGVNDHLWQAELLADLLDGLVSHVNLIPMNPWDGSGFESSTEAQIQAFYDTLEARGVDVSVRRSRGKDAGAACGQLALKRPGAVAGAVPA
- a CDS encoding DUF2721 domain-containing protein; translation: MAAPDPTLSVLAAMITPAVLISGAGTLLMSTSTRLGRATDRVRQLTARFKVLVSENGQQEPLAREEKRMIIRQLPRLARRTRIIQRAMTALYVAVALLVLTSILIGSGALFGAAFGPAPVILAILGAASLAYGALLLSFETRLSARTTQEEMHFLVNLGQHYATLYSDEPEKVAREV
- a CDS encoding DNA-directed RNA polymerase subunit beta'; this encodes MKDFNKVRIAIASPAKIREWSFGEVEKPETINYRTLKPEREGLFDERIFGPMKDYECACGKYKRQRYEGKVCERCGVEVTSSKVRRYRMGHIDLATPAAHIWYVKDTPSKIGTLLDLSAGQLEKVLYFSSFLVTQPLNAQKEGRPLKRGELLTDDEYRELRFGRQETYTIPNGQEAVVRDGEYVTRGQTVGGNVVSKMDGLAQYRFPRRAEIAYAEQVEASLPLPADVLVEQDAFRAGEILAELEGDVQITSPVDGTAFLVDLGEDSVLIELRDTVAAPEPVEGEEEQAAPKGDLLARVYVPHGMNVAVVPGEIVEAGTVLASAEAGNRLRVSRDSRLSAVTFPKKKGDVKATVHWTRRAEYPINPTMHVLVGDGSEVRARQRVIGAIDKDEEVVAEADGVITLHAPASIIVSKAKVYAYQDEPLVVNGDRVEPGDELADSGNLRSEISGRIEIDLVRKQVRVIESYDFEAKMGAEAVKELLDDLDLDQLEAELGEQMRDSSRHKRAKARKRLEVVRAFKRSGNNPSWMILETVPVMPPDLRPMVQVDGGRFATSDLNDLYRRLINRNNRLKKLMGQGAPDMIIRNEKRMLQEAVDALIDNGRRGSPVTNPGSDRSLRSLTDLLGGKQGRFRQNLLGKRVDYSGRSVIVVGPQLKLHQCGVPKRMALELFKPFLFKVLEEKGEVTNIKQARKMLERYRDTRDSVWDALEEVIEDKVVLLNRAPTLHRLGIQAFEPVLVEGQSIQLHPLVCEAFNADFDGDQMAIHVPLSAQAQAEARIQMLSAHNLLSPANGEPNVKPSRDIILGIFTLTQLRRDNLGAGSAYSSEQDALAALDDGKVALNTPITVNGVETSPGRIKYVFSSPDEAIMAVERGGIDYQDHVRIRLNGTVYETSAGRVMFRRLVQEALGNQAHLVDTLVNLDTAYEKDNLKDMIMGCFKHLGIEATAGLLDALKDSGFKLSTTSGITIGIDDIVLPPNKAELLAEADEKLKSIEQNYEFGFMTEEERYKQVVQLWNDTTDEVKNAVFENFSQNYPFNPLWIMSQSGARGNPQQIRQLAGMRGLMARPDGSTIEVPIKASFREGLTVLEYFISTHGARKGGADTALRTADSGYLTRKLVDVAHEVVVRDVDCGTTDYTVIPLGGTDERTGEWRTRKGSEIETSIYGRTLTADVEVAGRTLPAGQMLSLEDVKAITKDARTIGEVFVRTPLNCRVKAGVCQKCYGYDLSQAKPVSMGEAVGVVAAESIGEPGTQLTMRTFHTGGVAGGGDITMGLPRVIELFEARKPKNQAVVADRDGVVRIEEEEERYLVRIEAEDEAFSSKTATKISKGLRLVVRDGDRVEAGQPLTRGAVNPHDLLLYRDTDAAQRYLVEEVQRVYRSQGVKVHDKHIEVIVRQMLRYVEITDGGDTDLLEGQTVERWEVDGANEALEDGKTPSSWKPVLLGITKSSLTTKSWLSAASFQHTTHVLTEASMRGQVDDLIGLKENVILGKLIPAGTGLTTVREMQVADERTLEKYGEESRSPDSVTGTQRYDDTRPGSTPTVPGYAD